The Ricinus communis isolate WT05 ecotype wild-type chromosome 8, ASM1957865v1, whole genome shotgun sequence sequence TTATCTTACTCACCCAGTGTATAGGCGTACAGGGCAAAGATAGACCAGTCCCGACTATGGAAGCAGTTGAACTTGAGCATTCTAAGGTGCTGAAACCGGTGGATTCATCTGGGGATTCAGATGATAATGTAGTTACTGTGCCCACTTCGAAGGGTGGGATTAGAAGGAAACATCATCGAGCTTGGACTCTCTCTGAGGTTATGAAGCTAGTTGAGGGTGTATCTAGGTATGGGGCTGGAAGGTGGTCTGAGATTAAGAGGCTAGCATTTGCATCCTATTCATATCGCACTTCTGTTGATCTCAAGGTATGCCTTTATAACTCGGACCTTTAAGTTTCATGTTTGTTAAGGGTTATGTTTGCACCAAATTTTGGCTGATATCAAATTAATGTTCAGGACAAATGGAGGAATTTACTGAAAGCTAGCTTCGCACAGATACCGTCAGATAGAGGGGTGAGCAATCGCATCTGTTATTTTCTTCATCCATGTAAATCATTAATggtaatttttcttggtaGCGATGTTAATCTCGTTTTGTGGTTAACAATGCAGATAAACTCCCGAAAAACTGCCGGTACGATGCCGATTCCTGAACCAATATTATTGAGAGTCAGAGAGCTGGCTGAGATGCAGTCACAGGTTCCACCGAATATAAGCTCAAGCAAGGTGGCCGGAAATACTGGAAGTAGTGTACATGAAAAGCAATCAGGGTTCTTGTAGCATTGTAACTACTAGATTTTAGTTgtataaataacaaataaacaCAGATAATTCTGTCCACTGTTTGAAATTTGTTGTTGCCTTTCTATGGTGGGGTCAAGGGCAGAGTTGACATCAAAAGACACCACCGCAGTAGTCAGTAGTCAGAATACACTTCATAACACGGTTTAAAGACCCTAATTTGAGAAACTATAGAGGCTTTGACAAAATAGAGTGAAATTTAGATGGAAAAAAGATACTGCAAATTCCTTGATTTGTGGGATAGTTTGAGATGATATATGCCTGTTTCTTTCTGGATTACTTCGAGCCATTGAGTGGCTTATGTGACCAGGTGAAAAGCCAACGCATGCATGTCTCTCTTGTAAGATGGAGAAGTTAGATGATGCTGATGGATTTACAAATGATTAGATAGCTTTTTGCCTACtgaaaaatgtaaaagaaaaatattaaaaggcATTTACCATTATTTCAGTTTTGTTGTATTTGCAAAGAACTGAGCATTGGGCTAAGCTTTCCAACGGAAGGGGCAGGCCAACATGCAGAGTATTCCAGGGAAAATTGCTCGCTTCCATGTGCAACTCTACCCTATCAAATAGATAGATGGGCGATCGACATGATATAGCTAaaattttttaccttttttttatcAGGAAATAGAAGATTCTCTTATTGAAGCCATATTTAACAAAGCATATGTAACATAATTCTAacaaatttaaagataaaagagTATAAACAATACAAGATGCAAAGCCTCAAAATGTCATTCTCTTGGTGGATCATACTTGAGAAAGTCCTCAATAGTTGAAGGGAAGTCCAAGCCAGTATCTAATTCAAAAGTAGCCCTACCCAAAAGCAAAAATGCCAATCTCAATGGCTCCATTCTCCCCTCTGCACCGCATTCACTATTGTGTAAAAAGTAGTCGATCCATCTCTCCAATCTGTCCATCTCAATTTTACACTTAGGCCCCTTAACCCCAACAATCTTCTCATAAAACCCACCCTCACATTCACAGCACTCGTTCCCTTCTACTTGTTGTcccttgtttctttttctaatatctGACAAACCCAAAACCTGCATCAATAGTTGAATATCATCAACACCATCTTCATGGATGCTTCTGGACTGTTCTTCTTCAGGTGGGTTTGGCAAGAATTGTGAGGGAGACGATGAGAGGAATGCTAGTGGGGCCTCACTGCTTTCTTGAGGAGTTGTTGAGCTGTTACTATTAGATTCCTCTTGGAGATATATCGGTGTGCTTAGAGACTCTGTTGATGTATAGTtagttttgatgtttggtgGTGGTCCTGGTGGAGGAGAGAAACTGGAGGGTTTTGTTGGGCTCTCGAGCTTCAATCTTTTCTCCACCTGCTTAAGAGAGGAGAAGAAATTGGAGTGCAGAGacggtggtggtggtggtcgCATTTTGGATTCAGTCTCCACTTCCTCGGTGGCTCCTCCAATATAGCTCAACTGATATGCATAAcagatattataattaatttaaatgtatcaataatttaatgattGGATATTTTATACTGGAATGAAAATAAACCAACAAAgccttttttttcctttctgaaaaaaaaagaaaggaaagaaagggTAAATGGGCTTGGATGTTACATATAGTCATGAAATGGGCTTAGTAAGAGCAAAGCAAAATTGAAGTCCTACAATCTTTACATTCTTTTGTTATGCTCTTCATCAAACACTTCTCCGCTGTATCTGCCACActtgttatttcttttctcatctCAGTACCTGGGATCGGCCTTCACTCAGTTCCTGTCACTCATTCACTGAACGTTGTCGTATCCATTTCTTTCTGGTTTGTATTACTCTTagtttctgtttttctttttaatttcgGTTCATAAAGAGAACAAGAGTTTTGACAAAGTTTAAAGGCTTTTAAAGAGCCTGAATTGGCtgccttttctcttttgaagaTTAAATTTCGTTTTGGCTATGTTATTGAATACAATCTACTGTTTTGATTGTTGAATGACGAGCTTTTAACTTTGCTTCTCTCATTACTTGTATCACTAACAATGGAGTTTATAAAGCTGaaatatttaactttattGTTTCAATAGACTCTGTGGCAGCTAGAATCAAGCCAAGATGGGTATAATTGAGagaattaaagaaattgaagcCGAGATGGCTCGAACCCAGAAAAACAAAGCTACaggttctttctttctattacatatgattttttttttctttcgtgtatttcatattaaaggaaagttcttatttttgttttgaacttaattattttttttgcagAGTATCATCTTGGTCAGCTCaaggcaaaaatagcaaagtTAAGGACGCAATTACTGGAGCCTCCTAAAGTAAGCAGCTTTTTGTGAAATCATCTTAATGTTTCTGTTTCTGCTAAGGCATATATTGATGGTTGAGATGGAAATTGGTTGTATATTCACTAATACTTGTACATATCTTGCTTTCCTCTTTGCAAATGTATGTTGGGTGTGGTACCATGTGGTAACTAGTTTTTTGGATGCTTAATCTAACT is a genomic window containing:
- the LOC8284665 gene encoding uncharacterized protein LOC8284665, producing the protein MRPPPPPSLHSNFFSSLKQVEKRLKLESPTKPSSFSPPPGPPPNIKTNYTSTESLSTPIYLQEESNSNSSTTPQESSEAPLAFLSSSPSQFLPNPPEEEQSRSIHEDGVDDIQLLMQVLGLSDIRKRNKGQQVEGNECCECEGGFYEKIVGVKGPKCKIEMDRLERWIDYFLHNSECGAEGRMEPLRLAFLLLGRATFELDTGLDFPSTIEDFLKYDPPRE